The genomic segment GAACGCACCAACTGCTCGTCGATTGCTTTAATCAAAGCCGCTTTAAATATTTATGGTTTAGACAATCTTTTTATAACCGAAAAAATAAGCGACAGCGAGCAAAAAATTACCCTGAAAAATAATGCATCCTTTAATTTAAAAAATACAGAACTCGAGAAAGCCAGATTTTCGGCCGGTTTTGTGCTAATTAAAGATAATTGTGAAGCCGAAGCCATAACAGACTATGCTATACTTGCATACGCAGTAATGGCAAAATACAAACAGATTATTGACAAAGATGCCACTTTTGATAAAGCACTGGAAGATTTAGAAGATGGCGAAGTGTATACGCCAACCATTTATAAATATCTGGGTTTTGAAAAAGGCAAGCAAATTCAAAAACTAAAACGGCAGTCTGGAAATGAATTTTGCGGTGTTGTGGCGTGGTCAACAGCACATGCGGTGTTTGTTTGTGAGGAATTTATGGATTATTACGGCAACAAAAAGAGTATTTGGATAAAATATCCAGGGAGATTTAGAATAATTAAGTCACCGGAGGGAATAAAAAGCACCCATCAAATAGCTGAAATTCCTAAAGATACTCTTACTTATGACGACGAAATTGAATGATATTACACTCATTGTTAAAGTTTTCTAAAAAAAAGAAATGAAATAAGTTGCGATTTAACTTAATTTATATATTTTTGTCACAACCAACAACTAATTTACATCTACAAAATGAAGAGCAAAATTATACTATTATGTGCCCTTTTCTTCTTGACGACTGGCGCTATCATGGCACAAGCAAAAAATGCCCCAAGAAGTATTATCAGTACAACAGCTTTAATTCGTAAATACCACGATCAAAAAGAATTAAGCGGAATGCAAAAAGGTGAACTTTTAGAATTGTACATCGAGCGTATTAAAGTTTTAGTGAAAACTCTTCCTTACATCGCTTTGGTTACAAAACCAGGAGTTACTATGGCAGATTTAGGTATTCCAGACGATGGAGACCACAAAAAAATCTTAGATAACCAAGCAATTGGAACTTCAACTTTCTTAGATACTACAGTAGAGTTTCAAAGAAAAATGATGCCTTACTCTGATAAAGGAAACCTTATCGCTGCGATTTTATTCTATGAAAATACATTAAAATCATTACACGAATTCAACGAATTGAACGAAATGTAATATTTGAATATATTAAAATAAAAAACTCCAAAGTCATTTGATTTTGGAGTTTTTTATTTTAAACCAATTTGGATCACATTATTAAAACAATTCCAGTTGGTTGTTTGGATTAGAAGGTTTGTTTTTTGGAGGTTTGGCGTCTCCAAAAACGGTTTTCCCGCCATACTTATAGGAGTTATCGCGTTCTCTTTGAATTAGTGCATCAAAGTTTGAATTAGGAGTAAAGCTTTCTTCTGCCTTTCTTGAGATTTCAGACAGTTTTTTAATTGCCTCTATTTTATCGTTATTCCCAATTTTGGCGCGATTGATTGCCCTTTGCAAAGTATTAATCGTTTCGTCATAAATTTTTACGGGAACAGGAAACGGATGTCCGTCTTTTCCGCCGTGTGCAAATGAAAAACGTGCCGGGTCTTCAAATCGGGTAGGAGTACCGTAAATAACTTCGCTGACTAATGCTAAAGACTGTAAGGCTCTTGGACCCATTCCTTTTAAAAGTAATAATTCTTCAAAATCTTCGGGTTTATTTTCATGAGTTGTCCAAAGCATTGCACCGAGTCTTTTCATGTTGACATCTTCCATTCTCACATCATGATGCGCAGGCATAGAAAGATACTGCATTTCTTTTATGATTTTTGCCGGAGATTCTTTTGTTAATTCTAAAATACCTTCTCTGGATTTAGAAGCAGCCTCAGCCGTAAGATTTAGAATATTTCCCTGATTTTCACCATAAATAAAAGTATGCGGTTCGTTTATAAAAGATTTTAAATCCTGCGAATGCCAATGATATCTTCTGGCGGTTTTAGAATCAGGATTCATTCCCTGCTGAATTACAGCCCATTGTCCTTTATTATCAACAATAAAATTATGCTGGTACAATTGAAATCCGTCCTGAATTGCCGTATTGTCTACCTTCGCTGTAAGTTTACTGCAGTTGGCCAGATCACTGCCGTCAAGTCCTGTTTTTTCGCCTACAAATAAAAGTTCCTGCGGCGTCAAAAGAGAATGTTTTCCTTTTCCTCCGCAAATATAAATTCCGAGTTCTTTTGAATGAGGATTTACCGATTTTTTTAAAGCTCCCAACACAGAAGTTGTAATACCCGACGAATGCCAGTCCATTCCCATAACGGCTCCAAAGCTTTGAAACCAAAAAGGATTACTAAGTTTGCTTATTACTTCAGAAGTTGAAAATTCTAAAGCAATAGTTTCTACAATTGCCAAACCTAGTTTAGCCATACGTTCAGAAAGCCATAAAGGAACTTGTCCATAATGCAATGGGAGATCAGCTGTACCGGAACGTTTCATGGGATATTGAGTTTTTACGAAAGTACGAAAAAATCGGTTATTAATTATTTGGATTTCAAATCGTTGAAGGATTATAATTTTGAGAGTTTTCCAGCATCCCATTCTCGCTTTAGCATCGCAAATTGAAATTCGCTTCCCCATTTTCCTTTAAAAAATATATTTTCAATAAAATGGCCTTCTTCTCTAAAACCGATGCTTTTTAATAAATTGATAGAGGCAATATTTTCTGCATCAACAATTTCAACTACGCGGTGAATCTTTATTTCATCAAATAAAAAGTTTAAAATACCCAAAAAAACTTCTTTAGCGTAACCTTTTTTTTGTTCGAGATGCGAAATCGTAATCCCAATTTCTGCAATTCTCGAATCGTACTGATCGAGTTTAATAGCGCAGTCACCAATAAGTTTTCCTGTTTTATTTTCAATTGCGTATTGTACCCATTCTCCCGGGATTCCAAAATATTTTACCGAATTTTCTTTTATGAAATCTTCTGCCTGTTCGATTGTCATAACGTCAAAACCTTGATATTTTGTTACTTCCGGATTTGAACGATACACAATAAAATCATTCAGGTCTGATAACTCGAGATGGCGTATAGTAAGCTGTGAAGTTTTTATATGTAATGGTTTCATTATTTAGTTTTCTTTTTAATGAAATGAAAATAGATCAATTTCATTGAATTTACAAAATTGCGAACAATAAGTTTTTTAGTTAGAATTTTTATTTCGGCTATTGTAAGTAATTTTTTATTTTACTTTCAAAAAAGCGAATCTCATTAAAAACAAGGTTTATTTTTTTTATATTCTCATTTCCAGAGCTTTAAATTATCAAGTTTGCATCTATATTAATTCTTGATTTTTTATTTTCTTTAAAATTGTATGTATTTGATTATTAGTTTTTTAATGTAGCGAAATCGTTGTATGAATCTTGATTTTTTGTC from the Flavobacterium sp. genome contains:
- a CDS encoding GNAT family protein, with product MKPLHIKTSQLTIRHLELSDLNDFIVYRSNPEVTKYQGFDVMTIEQAEDFIKENSVKYFGIPGEWVQYAIENKTGKLIGDCAIKLDQYDSRIAEIGITISHLEQKKGYAKEVFLGILNFLFDEIKIHRVVEIVDAENIASINLLKSIGFREEGHFIENIFFKGKWGSEFQFAMLKREWDAGKLSKL
- a CDS encoding DUF763 domain-containing protein encodes the protein MKRSGTADLPLHYGQVPLWLSERMAKLGLAIVETIALEFSTSEVISKLSNPFWFQSFGAVMGMDWHSSGITTSVLGALKKSVNPHSKELGIYICGGKGKHSLLTPQELLFVGEKTGLDGSDLANCSKLTAKVDNTAIQDGFQLYQHNFIVDNKGQWAVIQQGMNPDSKTARRYHWHSQDLKSFINEPHTFIYGENQGNILNLTAEAASKSREGILELTKESPAKIIKEMQYLSMPAHHDVRMEDVNMKRLGAMLWTTHENKPEDFEELLLLKGMGPRALQSLALVSEVIYGTPTRFEDPARFSFAHGGKDGHPFPVPVKIYDETINTLQRAINRAKIGNNDKIEAIKKLSEISRKAEESFTPNSNFDALIQRERDNSYKYGGKTVFGDAKPPKNKPSNPNNQLELF